The sequence GTCGTTGAAAATCTTCATATTCCAGGGTGTCAATATTGAGCACCTTGCGCAGTTTTTTCCACTCCGGGGTCAGTTCTGTTTTGTAAAACCCACCCTGGGTTTTGTTTCCCAGCATTTTTTTATCGACCATTGTGGAGATAAATTCAGGCAGGACAAGTGTGTCGCGCTGCTCGTCGCCCGGGCACAGGTCATAGGAGTTTTTGGCCACATGAACCATAGTGTCAATGCCAACCAAATCCGTGGTTTTGAATATGGCGGTTTTGGGACGGCCCAGGGCCGGTCCAAGCAGGGCATCCACTTCGGGGATGGTCATTTTGTCTTGGCGCATGAACTTGATGCAGGCACCAATGCCCTGAATACCGATTCTGTTGCCCACAAAGTTCGGGGTATCCTTGGCCCAGACAATACCCTTGCCCAGGTTTCTTTCGCCAAACCGGGCAATAAAATCCATGACGTCGGGTTTGGTCTCAGCGCCGGGAACGAGTTCGAGCAGGTGCATGTAGCGGACCGGGTTAAAGAAATGGGTACCCATGAAGTGTGCTTTGAACTCCTGGGAAAGGCCTTGGCTCATATCTTTAAGGGGAATCCCGGACGTGTTGCTGGTAACAATGGTGCCTTCTTTTCTGACGTTGGCAACCTTTTCGAACAGCGCTCTTTTGATGTTCAGATTTTCCACGACCACTTCCACAATCCAGTCGCATTCCGACAGTTTTTCAACGTCATCATCCAGGTTCCCCGTGCTGATGCGCGACGCGTCTTTTTTGCTGTAAAATAAAGAGGGATTCGTCGCCAGCGCCGCTTCCATGCCGGCCCGAACAATGCGGTTTCTCGCCACAGGGTCTTTTTTTTCTTCGTCAGTTAAATCAAAAGGGACAATGTCCAGCAGCAGCACGTCAACACCGGCGCCGGCAAGAAGAGCGGCAATTCCGCCGCCCATGATTCCGGACCCGATAACTGCCGCTTTTCTGATCTTTCTTATCATGATATTCTCCTCAAGTTCGGGTATAAGAGCCTGTTTGAATAATCAAAATCAACTGCTCTGAAGGATCATTCAGTTTTGTTTGCATAAATCTTGTAAAATAGATAGGGGTTTGATAATTTAGCCCTGTTTTTACAAAGGATATTATTATTTTTATAGAGAGTCAATGCACCCGATAAATGCAAAGCTGCACCCTGATTCGTCTCTGAACCCCGGCTCAGTTGCCGGTATGATTGCGGGTCTTCAAAGGGAGAATGGTGATATTCCATGGCATACCGGAGGGAAAACCGACCCCTGGGATCTTGTGGAATCTGCCATGGGACTGAATATCGCCGGTTTTCATGACCAGGCAATGGCTGCCCTGGAGTGGCTGTCCAGCCTCCAGAATGAAAACGGCTCCTGGTATTCATCCTATATGGATTCCGTTCCCGAGGACCGGACCACCGAAAGCCATATGGCCTGTTATCTGGCGGTGGGGCTGTTTCATCAGTTTTTAATCAAAGGGGACAAGGCTGATCTGGAAAAATTCTGGTCAATCATGTCAAAGGGGATTGCGTTTGCTTTGGATCTTCAGGCGGTCACAGGAAAAATTTATTGGGCAAAGAGCCCCGAGGGCAAGGTTGACCCCATGTCTCTTCTGTCAGGCAGTTCTTCCATATTTATGAGCCTGAAATGTGCATTGGCCATTGCCGGTATCCTGGGCCGTGACTGTCCGGAATGGGAGGATGCACTTAAACGCCTTGGCGGATCCATCAGGGAAAATATTTTTACTTATAACGTGTCCAAGTCCAGATTTTCCATGTACTGGTTTTACCCAATACTGTCCGGGGCCTTGCAGGGACGCCGGGCAACGGCACGTATTGACAAATACTGGCATAAATATGTCATTGAGGGCCAAGGATGCCGTTGTGTCTCCGACCAGCCCTGGGTGACCATTGCCGAAACCTCGGAGCTGGTGCTTGCACTGCACGCCATGGGGCGTCGTCAAAAGGCCGGTATTGTTTTTTCCTGGATTCACAACCGGGTGTTTGAGGATCAAACCTTCTGGTGCGGCTACACGTATCCGGATATGGTGGTCTGGCCGGAGGAGAAAATATCCTGGACCAATGCCGTGGTGTTGATGGCCGCTGATGCCCTGTACGGTCTGACGCCCGGGGCCCGGTTGTTTGATCATGATGCATGGGACGGCTGTAAGTTTAAGTTTTGAACAATGATCCGGGATAAACGCCCATACTACATCAAACAGGCCTGGTACCGGTTTCAGAATTTTTATGTCCGCCGTTATCTTGCGCCTCAGCTCAGTTCCCTGGGCCCCCACCCGTATATAATTAAACCCTGGTATATTGAATTGTTCGGCAGCCCCATCTCCATCGGCAGTCATGTGACCCTGCTGGGGTGTCCGGACAAAAGAACCCGGCTGACGGTGTGGTCCGAAAAAAAAGATATTGACGGTATCCGTATCGCAGACCATGTGCTTATCTCTCCGGGTGTACGGATTTCAGCGGCCAATTCCATTTGTATTGCAGACTCCTGCATGCTGGCCAGCCATGCCTATATCACGGATTCAGACTGGCACGGCATTTACGACAGGTCATTGCCGCCTGCCGGCCGGTCAAGGGTGGTTTTGGAAGAAAATGTGTGGATCGGCGATTCCGCCATTGTGTGCAAAGGTGTAACCATTGGGAAAAATTCCATTATCGGGGCTGGTGCTGTTGTCACCTGCGATATTCCCGCCAATGTTGTGGCTGCAGGCAACCCGGCCAGGGTCATCCGGAAACTTGATCCCGCCCGGGAAATCATCACCCGCAAAGACCGGTACGGCGATACGGAAAAGATGACAATGGTTTTGGAGAATGTTGAGAAGGACTGCCTGGAAGGCAATACGTTTTTAGGATGGATTCGCAGTCTTATCGCCCCCGCCAGGGACTAAGGGCTGAACAGAAACACCACCTATCCGGTCCATGGTCTGGGCAAAGTGTTCAATGTAGGTCTGAATCTTTTCAATGTCAAAGGTTTTAGACAGCTGGAAAAGCTCTTTTCCAAATGTCTTGAACGCTTCGACTTTAAAGACCTTTCCGGTTTCAGTGATCCTTACGGCAAACCGCTGGATATCCGATATCTTTATTGCCTTCCGGGTGTGGGGGATATGGGGGATAATATCCTTGTGCAATCTGCCCAGGAATTCGTCGGGCAGACTGTCTTTGTCCAGTGTGTCCAGTCGGCTTAGCGCAGCAGAAATCTCCGCGGCATCAGGTGCCGGGTTGATGAACCGTGTTAAAACGGCCATCAGGCTGTCTATGGCAATGGGCTTGGCAATGGTGCAGGCAAATCCCCGGGATTCAAGTTCTTCTTCGGGCCATAGCGTCATGCCGGCGGTCATGAGACATATGGGAATATGGGCAACGTCGTGGTCTGCTTTCAAACGTGCTGCGGTGTCCACACCGTCGATTTCAGGCATTTTGAGATCAATGAATATCAGGGCAGGTTTCTGGGCTTTGGCATGCTCAAGCGCCTGAAGGCCGTTTTCCGCTTCAATGACGTCAAGATTTATTTTTTCCAGGACTTCCCTGAGCATAAACCGGATATCCCGGTCGTCATCCACAATAAGAATACGATTTTTGGCAAACTGCATGTTGGCCCAGGTTGATTTGTTTGCTTCCGCCGGTGCGGGGCTGTGAGCTTCATACCGTTTAACACCCGGCAGGAAAATGGTAAAAATACTGCCTTGATCCGGTTTGCTTGATAGGGAAAGGTTTCCGCCCATAAGCTCTATAAGCTGTTTACAGATGGTCAACCCTAGTCCGGTGCCGCCGAATTTTCGACTGGTGCCGCCCGATGCCTGTTCAAACGCTTCAAATATTCTATCCTGCTTGGTTTCACAAATACCAATGCCTGTGTCTGCCACCTGGATGGTAAGATCAGCGTACATTTCCTCATTTTTGTGGCTGGTACGAATCTCCGCTTTAAGGGAAATGGTCCCGAATTCAGTAAATTTCAGGGCATTGCCCACCAGATTGATAATGACCTGGCGCAAACGCATTTCATCCAAGGCCAGGGCGCCTGTGTCATTTTCAGGCAGTTGAATGAAAAAGTTCAGATTTTTTGTTTTTAATTTTACCTTGAACAGCCGGTGTATTTCATTGAACAAAGACTTTAAAAAGACAGGTTTTCGGTTAATTTCCAGTTTGCCGGCCTCCATTTTAGACAGGTCAAGTATGTCGTTGATCAGGCCGGACAGGTTTTTCCCGGCTGTACTGATGGCTGAAAGGTAGCCGGCCTGTTGTTTTTCACTGATCATTGTTTCCAGAAGTTCGCTGAAACCAAGAATTGCGTTCAACGGTGTTCGAATTTCATGGCTGACATTGGCCAGAAATTCATTTTTTACCTGGCTTGCCCGTTCCAGTTCCTTTTCTTTTTGGCGGCGGATCTGGATTTCGTTATTCAAGGCGTTGTTGGCTGTCTGGAGATCTCTGGTGCGTTCTTGTACCCGGTTTTCCAGTTCTTGTTGATACTGCTTCAGGGCCTGTTCCGCCTGATTGCGTTTGGTGATATCCCTTAAGTTAATCACCATGCCCTTGATGGTGGGGTGATCCATGAGGTTTTGGGAAGTGCATTCAAGAAAACACCAGTGATTGGCCTCGTGCCTGAATCGTATAGTTGTCGGATGTGTCGGGATCAAAGAGGCCACCCTGAGGGTGAACTTTTCGGTTAGTTCCTCTATTTCCCGGGGATGTATAAAATCCTGGGCACAGCGGCCAATAAGTGTTTTGGGCTGATATCCAAGAATCCGGAATGTAGACGGGCTGACATAACTGAAGACCCCTTTGCGGTCAAGAATCCAGATCATATCGTTGGCATTTTCAATTAATGCCCTGAAATGCTCTTCATTTTGTTTTAATGCGTATAGACTATCCTGGAGTCTGAATGCCATCCGGTTGAATTCTTTTGCCAGAAGGCCGAATTCATCATCGGACTGAATATTGATTCTGGTCTCAAGATTACCTTTGCCAAACGCCTGGGTGCCTATAAGAAGTTCCTTGAGCGGACGGGTCAGGCGTGCGGTAAAAAACATCAGGACCAGGGAGATGATGATGGCGATTGAAATAAACAACCCATATAGATAGGGCTGCATCCGGTTGATGGCACCGTACACTTCTTCTGTAGGGGCCACCGCCATCAGGTACCACTCCCAGGGCGCAAAATATCCAAATCGCATAAGGAGACGCTCTCCTGAAAGGGTGATCATTTTTCTACCCCCTTGATCTGTCAGAGAAGAAAACCATTTTTCTTGGCCTATATCCGTTTCATTAAGGTATTTGTTGGGATGGAAGATAATCGTCCCGTTGCGATCCACTATAAAAATAAAACCGTTATTTCCGGCGGTGATGTTTCGAATGCGGGCTGTTGCCTCCTGTTTTGCTTTGGCAATGCTCTCCGGGATGCTTTCCAGACCGTAGTCATGAAGAATTTTTTCTTGCTCCCGGGTGATTTTCATGGCCATATTCAGTCTTGTGGAAAGGCCGACATCACCGAGATCAAGAAGGGCTGTTCGTGAAAAATGGTATGTGATCGCAATGGTCGCCGCCAGAAAGAAAAAAATAAGCGGGAGAGTTGGAAGCAGAATTTTGGTGTAGGTTTTCATGTTAAGGTCATTACCGGCGTGTTTGCAAATCGATTATATTAGTAATAAATTTCAATATGATGTATTTCATGTTTTTCCTTTCTGCCATTTTCGAATACGTTACTATACACAAAAACAATGAGAAGATAAATTCACCAGCAATTCTAATTTTATTCTCGCACAAAGCCTCAAAGACACAAAGGGTCAAAAAACCAAATAAAATTTTTGTGTCTTGGTGTCTTTGTGCGAATTTTCCAGCTAAAAATATTCATATTTAGAATTGCTGTAAATTCACAACTTATCTGGACTTTCATATAAAACTGAAACCGGCTATGATTATTTTTCTAATCTACTTGGGGAGGTTGCCCATACGCATTGAAACGGTTTGTGTCTAAACACGGATTGTGAAAATTACGGCAATTTGTTAAAGAATTATTATGATTTTGCCTCTTAAAGATATTATT comes from uncultured Desulfobacter sp. and encodes:
- a CDS encoding phenyltransferase domain-containing protein, producing the protein MHPINAKLHPDSSLNPGSVAGMIAGLQRENGDIPWHTGGKTDPWDLVESAMGLNIAGFHDQAMAALEWLSSLQNENGSWYSSYMDSVPEDRTTESHMACYLAVGLFHQFLIKGDKADLEKFWSIMSKGIAFALDLQAVTGKIYWAKSPEGKVDPMSLLSGSSSIFMSLKCALAIAGILGRDCPEWEDALKRLGGSIRENIFTYNVSKSRFSMYWFYPILSGALQGRRATARIDKYWHKYVIEGQGCRCVSDQPWVTIAETSELVLALHAMGRRQKAGIVFSWIHNRVFEDQTFWCGYTYPDMVVWPEEKISWTNAVVLMAADALYGLTPGARLFDHDAWDGCKFKF
- a CDS encoding acyltransferase; protein product: MIRDKRPYYIKQAWYRFQNFYVRRYLAPQLSSLGPHPYIIKPWYIELFGSPISIGSHVTLLGCPDKRTRLTVWSEKKDIDGIRIADHVLISPGVRISAANSICIADSCMLASHAYITDSDWHGIYDRSLPPAGRSRVVLEENVWIGDSAIVCKGVTIGKNSIIGAGAVVTCDIPANVVAAGNPARVIRKLDPAREIITRKDRYGDTEKMTMVLENVEKDCLEGNTFLGWIRSLIAPARD
- a CDS encoding ATP-binding protein encodes the protein MKTYTKILLPTLPLIFFFLAATIAITYHFSRTALLDLGDVGLSTRLNMAMKITREQEKILHDYGLESIPESIAKAKQEATARIRNITAGNNGFIFIVDRNGTIIFHPNKYLNETDIGQEKWFSSLTDQGGRKMITLSGERLLMRFGYFAPWEWYLMAVAPTEEVYGAINRMQPYLYGLFISIAIIISLVLMFFTARLTRPLKELLIGTQAFGKGNLETRINIQSDDEFGLLAKEFNRMAFRLQDSLYALKQNEEHFRALIENANDMIWILDRKGVFSYVSPSTFRILGYQPKTLIGRCAQDFIHPREIEELTEKFTLRVASLIPTHPTTIRFRHEANHWCFLECTSQNLMDHPTIKGMVINLRDITKRNQAEQALKQYQQELENRVQERTRDLQTANNALNNEIQIRRQKEKELERASQVKNEFLANVSHEIRTPLNAILGFSELLETMISEKQQAGYLSAISTAGKNLSGLINDILDLSKMEAGKLEINRKPVFLKSLFNEIHRLFKVKLKTKNLNFFIQLPENDTGALALDEMRLRQVIINLVGNALKFTEFGTISLKAEIRTSHKNEEMYADLTIQVADTGIGICETKQDRIFEAFEQASGGTSRKFGGTGLGLTICKQLIELMGGNLSLSSKPDQGSIFTIFLPGVKRYEAHSPAPAEANKSTWANMQFAKNRILIVDDDRDIRFMLREVLEKINLDVIEAENGLQALEHAKAQKPALIFIDLKMPEIDGVDTAARLKADHDVAHIPICLMTAGMTLWPEEELESRGFACTIAKPIAIDSLMAVLTRFINPAPDAAEISAALSRLDTLDKDSLPDEFLGRLHKDIIPHIPHTRKAIKISDIQRFAVRITETGKVFKVEAFKTFGKELFQLSKTFDIEKIQTYIEHFAQTMDRIGGVSVQPLVPGGGDKTANPS